A single Triticum dicoccoides isolate Atlit2015 ecotype Zavitan chromosome 2A, WEW_v2.0, whole genome shotgun sequence DNA region contains:
- the LOC119354698 gene encoding dirigent protein 1-like: MAPHTAVLLSLLLLTTCAADTHLHFFLHDVVSGSNPTAVQVIKGPASSSNAFPGVAFGDTTVIDDALMETSSPTSAPVGRAQGFYMMSSQSGMVLMMCVNLLLTTGDYNGSTLAVIGRDDIMTTTREFSVVGGTGKFRMATGYVVWKTNSSSGADATIELDVYTTGLNGTATIDANAPVSPIDGGGAGATGKSSSGAAALRGAVRYGWANAWVAAVLVALAGCVW; encoded by the coding sequence ATGGCTCCTCACACCGctgtcctcctctccctcctcctgcTCACCACCTGCGCGGCGGACACGCATCTCCACTTCTTCCTCCACGATGTGGTCTCCGGCAGCAACCCGACGGCGGTGCAGGTCATCAAGGGTCCTGCCTCGTCGTCCAACGCCTTCCCGGGCGTGGCCTTCGGCGACACGACCGTCATCGACGACGCGTTGATggagacctcgtcgccgacgtcggCGCCCGTGGGGCGCGCGCAGGGGTTCTACATGATGTCGTCGCAGTCGGGCATGGTGCTGATGATGTGCGTGAACCTGCTGCTCACCACGGGGGACTACAACGGCAGCACGCTGGCCGTCATCGGCCGCGACGACATCATGACCACCACGCGGGAGTTCTCCGTGGTGGGCGGCACGGGGAAGTTCCGGATGGCGACGGGGTACGTGGTGTGGAAGACCAACAGCTCGAGCGGCGCCGACGCCACCATCGAGCTTGACGTCTACACCACCGGCCTCAACGGCACCGCCACCATCGACGCCAACGCGCCCGTCTCCCCCATCGACGGGGGCGGCGCCGGTGCCACCGGCAAGTCGTCCTCGGGCGCGGCGGCGCTGAGAGGAGCAGTGCGGTACGGGTGGGCCAACGCGTGGGTGGCCGCCGTCCTTGTAGCTCTGGCTGGTTGCGTTTGGTGA